One Clostridium novyi NT genomic window carries:
- a CDS encoding M23 family metallopeptidase — protein MGNYNSQYENYYKTFTNKSNYNMKRHGNSNKVLGHKKNKSFIARRIIQDLTGVFVMLLFVLMCRFVVTPQTKTAYSYCKDVVNKDFNYRKVINSVKHIDRNKSVQDIALEIMEKAKVKFAGGQTIKEKIKQKFKLPTEGTIEENKDGIKLKVTEKGEIAASYDGKVKECGEDGECGNYILIDHGEGIESKYFSLNKILVKKGDEVKKGDIIAENYINGKRDSMGFKILFMGQDKGLEKVLENKN, from the coding sequence ATGGGAAACTATAATTCTCAGTATGAGAATTACTATAAAACTTTTACAAATAAATCAAATTATAATATGAAGAGACACGGTAATAGCAATAAAGTTTTGGGGCATAAAAAAAATAAAAGTTTTATTGCAAGAAGGATAATCCAAGATTTAACAGGGGTTTTTGTTATGTTATTGTTTGTGCTTATGTGCAGATTTGTAGTAACTCCACAGACAAAGACAGCATATAGTTATTGTAAAGATGTTGTTAATAAAGATTTTAATTATAGAAAAGTAATTAATAGTGTTAAGCATATAGATAGAAATAAAAGTGTACAAGATATCGCTTTAGAAATCATGGAAAAGGCTAAGGTGAAATTTGCAGGAGGACAGACAATAAAAGAAAAGATAAAGCAAAAGTTTAAGTTACCAACTGAGGGAACTATAGAAGAAAATAAAGATGGAATAAAGTTAAAAGTAACTGAAAAAGGAGAAATTGCAGCAAGTTATGATGGAAAAGTTAAAGAATGTGGTGAAGATGGTGAATGTGGAAATTATATATTGATAGATCATGGTGAGGGAATTGAAAGTAAATATTTTAGTTTAAATAAGATTTTAGTTAAAAAAGGTGATGAAGTAAAAAAAGGAGATATTATAGCAGAAAATTATATTAATGGTAAAAGAGAT
- the nadC gene encoding carboxylating nicotinate-nucleotide diphosphorylase → MNWFIIDKFLIEALKEDNFYEDITTEAIVGKSSIASVDLIAKEEGIIAGLNVFERVFTLLGNVEVKALVKDGDEVSSSQLIAKIKGNTRSILTGERVALNMLQKISGIATITNKFVKEIKGTKAKLLDTRKTTPNLRVFEKYAVKVGGGYNHRFSLSDGVLIKDNHIDAAGGIKKAIELVRNSVSFVRKIEVEVENLTGVQKALESKADIIMLDNMDIDAMKKAVKMINGKAIVEASGNVNLKTIRDIANTGVDYISCGIITHSAKALDISMKNLVLLMDK, encoded by the coding sequence ATGAATTGGTTTATAATTGATAAATTTTTAATAGAAGCACTAAAAGAGGATAATTTCTATGAAGATATAACCACGGAAGCTATTGTTGGAAAAAGCAGTATAGCTTCTGTAGATTTAATAGCAAAAGAAGAGGGCATAATAGCTGGTCTTAATGTATTTGAAAGGGTATTTACTTTGCTAGGAAATGTAGAGGTTAAAGCTTTAGTTAAAGATGGAGATGAAGTTAGTAGTTCTCAACTTATAGCAAAAATTAAAGGAAATACTAGAAGTATACTTACTGGTGAGAGAGTGGCTCTTAATATGCTTCAAAAAATCAGTGGAATAGCAACTATAACAAATAAATTTGTTAAGGAGATAAAAGGGACAAAAGCTAAGTTATTAGATACAAGAAAAACTACACCTAATCTTAGAGTTTTTGAAAAATATGCAGTAAAAGTAGGTGGAGGGTATAATCATAGATTTAGTTTGTCCGATGGCGTGCTTATAAAAGATAATCATATAGATGCAGCAGGGGGTATAAAAAAAGCTATAGAGTTAGTAAGAAATAGTGTATCTTTTGTAAGAAAAATTGAAGTTGAAGTTGAAAATTTAACGGGAGTACAAAAAGCTTTAGAATCAAAGGCAGATATAATAATGTTAGATAATATGGATATTGATGCTATGAAAAAAGCTGTTAAAATGATTAATGGAAAAGCTATTGTAGAGGCTTCTGGAAATGTAAATTTAAAAACTATAAGAGACATAGCAAATACTGGAGTTGATTATATTTCATGTGGTATTATAACACATTCTGCAAAGGCTCTGGATATAAGTATGAAGAATCTTGTTTTATTAATGGATAAATAA